Proteins found in one Thalassophryne amazonica chromosome 1, fThaAma1.1, whole genome shotgun sequence genomic segment:
- the LOC117514943 gene encoding LOW QUALITY PROTEIN: male-specific lethal 3 homolog (The sequence of the model RefSeq protein was modified relative to this genomic sequence to represent the inferred CDS: inserted 1 base in 1 codon; deleted 1 base in 1 codon): MVLIDASSSTRRHEQMNSRGIKYHFHKGEKVLCFEPDPTKAKVLYDAKVIDVLIGTDEHGKRVPKYLIHFNGWNRSWDRWAAEDHVLRDTEENRKLQRKLAHKALSRMKRKGWVKRRRRQSGSKSSLKTIPKEDDSDDACLISSSDSSDGDDSDAESSNSGDSTFSEDLNKMRVEPEINVKQECEEKIVHVDIIIPDVLKKRLEDDCFYINKRKKLVMVPCQTNVVHILESYVKHFAINKAFMANERYRRQQIATQSGSPQQVPPEKNEELCKEMVDGLRITFDFTLPMILLYPSEQAQFKKVSSSRLFFAINEASPWSNNIQRERSPSPLGQNPPTPQSTDSQPALSDISCTTPTTSAPTPKRRRHPDMDCISFQSQSQSLRRSTRNSSGGDRLAEGSSGGGGSATASPQLKRRAVDSSAQPKFFLNLERKTPVHSGSSSPLPLXPSKERSGPFYGLESRRNNELNEVLSWKLTPDNYPLKDQPPPPSYLYGSQHLLRLFVKLPEILGKMQLPERNLRALVKHLELFLRFLAEFHEDFFPESAYVSASEAHYSMKQPRPIY; encoded by the exons ATGGTCCTGATTGATGCTTCCTCTTCCACACGGCGCCATGAACAAATGAATTCGCGAGGAATTAAATATCACTTTCACAAAGGAGAAAAAGTTCTGTGTTTTGAACCCGATCCTACCAAGGCTAAAGTGTTGTATGACGCTAAG GTCATTGATGTCTTGATAGGTACAGACGAACATGGAAAGAGGGTCCCAAAGTACCTGATTCACTTTAATGGTTGGAACAGGAG TTGGGATCGCTGGGCTGCAGAGGATCATGTCCTAAGGGACACCGAGGAAAACCGTAAATTGCAACGTAAGCTGGCGCACAAAGCTTTAAGTCGCAT GAAGAGAAAGGGATGGGTGAAGAGACGCCGTCGTCAGTCTGGTTCTAAATCTTCCCTGAAGACAATCCCAAAGGAAGACGACAGCGATGACGCCT GTCTGATTTCATCTTCAGACAGCAGTGACGGGGACGATTCTGACGCTGAATCTTCAAACAGTGGGGACAGCACCTTCTCAGAGGACCTCAACAAAATG AGAGTTGAGCCAGAGATTAATGTGAAGCAGGAATGTGAGGAAAAGATTGTTCATGTTGATATCATCATCCCGGATGTCCTGAAGAAGAGGTTGGAGGATGACTGCTTTTACATCAACAAGAGGAAGAAG CTGGTGATGGTTCCCTGTCAGACAAATGTGGTGCACATCCTGGAGTCCTACGTGAAGCACTTTGCCATAAACAAAGCATTCATGGCCAACGAGAGGTACCGGCGTCAGCAGATTGCCACGCAAAGCGGCAGCCCACAACAAGTCCCTCCGGAGAAGAA TGAGGAGCTGTGTAAAGAGATGGTCGATGGCCTGAGGATCACATTTGACTTCACCTTACCCATGATCCTGCTCTACCCCTCTGAACAGGCTCAGTTCAAAAAGGTCAGCTCCTCCAGGCTCTTCTTCGCCATCAATGAAGCGTCTCCCTGGTCCAACAA CATCCAGCGAGAACGCAGCCCAAGTCCACTGGGCCAGAACCCCCCCACGCCACAGTCGACAGACAGCCAACCGGCACTGAGCGACATCTCCTGTACCACACCGACCACCTCGGCCCCAACCCCGAAGCGTCGACGCCACCCCGACATGGACTGTATCTCCTTCCAGTCCCAGTCACAGTCACTTCGCCGCTCCACCAGGAACTCCTCAGGGGGAGACCGCTTAGCTGAAGGAAGCAGCGGGG GTGGTGGCAGCGCTACGGCGTCCCCTCAGCTCAAACGGCGCGCAGTGGACAGCTCGGCTCAGCCAAAGTTCTTCCTCAACCTGGAGAGGA AAACCCCAGTGCACAGTGGCTCTTCTTCTCCGTTACCCT ACCCGAGCAAAGAGAGAAGTGGACCTTTCTACGGCTTGGAGAGTCGTCGAAACAACGAGCTGAATGAG GTCCTGAGCTGGAAACTGACTCCTGATAACTACCCTCTTAAAGACCAGCCTCCCCCGCCTTCCTACCTCTACGGATCACAGCACCTCCTGCGGCTTTTTG TGAAGCTTCCTGAAATTCTGGGAAAGATGCAGCTCCCCGAGAGGAATCTCCGAGCT CTCGTCAAACATTTGGAACTCTTTCTCAG GTTTCTGGCAGAGTTCCACGAGGATTTTTTTCCCGAGTCTGCATATGTGTCGGCGTCAGAGGCTCACTACAGCATGAAACAACCGAGGCCCATCTACTGA